Proteins encoded by one window of Anoplopoma fimbria isolate UVic2021 breed Golden Eagle Sablefish chromosome 23, Afim_UVic_2022, whole genome shotgun sequence:
- the irf5 gene encoding interferon regulatory factor 5, which translates to MSVQPRRIRLKPWLLAQVNSGRYPGLQWLSSEHRLFQIPWKHATRHTVGPASDEENTVFKAWALETGKYQEGVDEPEPAKWKANLRCALNKSREFQLKYDGTKETPVQPYKIYEVCEQSGTTDAADDEDEEMPNLMDLTINPRISDPPSFGSFPAHSEAAFEHMIPMTSDLRAQGSFVHPAGLSNGLQDRDSLPPPAVSTPPGATLMEASSMGDVQNHQPCKYDLLSSVPLTDLDLRFQYRGRTAGSLTVSNPQGCRLYYGHLEPTPEQVDLFGPVTLQQVLFPGTSEVQNQKQRFYTEALLDVMDRGLILEIWEQDIYAVRLCQCKVFWSGPGMPELGPPNPLEREKKVKVFSLNDFLQGLILFQRGETQNPPPFEIYFCFGEDWPDKKPKEKKLIIVQVVPVVARILTEMFSGELSWSTDSIRLQISNPDVKDQTVEQFKELQRLLQSQHIQGPWTPDVP; encoded by the exons ATGAGCGTGCAGCCCCGGAGGATCCGTCTGAAGCCCTGGTTGTTGGCTCAGGTGAACAGCGGCAGGTATCCCGGTCTGCAGTGGCTCAGCTCAGAACACCGACTCTTCCAGATCCCATGGAAACACGCGACACGGCACACGGTGGGGCCGGCGTCCGACGAGGAGAACACCGTgttcaag GCGTGGGCTCTGGAGACGGGTAAATACCAGGAAGGCGTGGACGAACCCGAGCCGGCCAAGTGGAAAGCAAACCTCCGCTGCGCTCTGAACAAAAGCAGAGAGTTCCAGCTGAAATACGACGGAACCAAAGAAACTCCAGTCCAACCGTACAAAATCTACGAAGTCTGTGAGCAGAGCGGGACCACAG ATGCAGCtgatgatgaagacgaggag ATGCCCAATCTGATGGACCTCACAATCA ACCCCAGGATCAGTGACCCCCCCTCCTTCGGCTCCTTCCCGGCACACTCAGAGGCAGCGTTTGAACATATGATCcccatgacctctgacctccggGCTCAGGGGAGCTTCGTCCATCCTGCAGGACTCTCCAACGGACTCCAGGACCGGGACTCCCTGCCCCCCCCGGCAGTGTCTACTCCCCCCGGGGCGACACTGATGGAGGCTAGCAGCATGGGGGACGTCCAGAACCACCAACCCTGCAAGTACGACCTGCTGAGCAGCGTCCCAC TAACGGATCTGGACCTACGGTTCCAGTATCGGGGCCGGACGGCGGGCTCTCTGACCGTCAGTAACCCTCAAGGCTGCCGGCTTTACTACGGACACCTGGAGCCGACCCCGGAGCAGGTGGACCTGTTTGGACCAGTCACCCTGCAGCAGGTCCTGTTCCCTGGGACGTCTGAGGTTCAGAACCAGAAGCAGAGGTTCTACACCGAGGCCCTGCTGGACGTCATGGACCGCGGGCTGATCCTGGAAATCTGGGAGCAAGACATCTACGCTGTCCGCCTCTGTCAGTGCAAAGTCTTCTGGTCCGGACCCGGCATGCCGGAGCTCGGTCCACCGAACCCCCTGGAGCGGGAAAAGAAGGTCAAGGTGTTCAGCCTCAATGACTTCCTGCAAG GGCTGATCCTGTTCCAGAGAGGGGAAACCCAGAACCCTCCACCCTTCGAGATCTACTTCTGTTTCGGGGAGGACTGGCCCGACAAGAAACCCAAAGAGAAGAAACTCATCATCGTCCAG GTTGTTCCCGTAGTGGCGCGGATCCTGACAGAGATGTTCTCTGGAGAACTCAGCTGGTCCACCGACAGCATCCGTCTGCAGATCTCAAACCCTGACGTGAAGGACCAGACGGTCGAGCAGTTCAAGGAGCTGCAGAGGCTCCTGCAGAGCCAACACATCCAGGGGCCCTGGACCCCCGACGTCCCCTGA